The window taACAACAAAGGACTCAAAATCTCTGCCTTCATAGTTCATACATATAAATAACCCCAAAGCTAAGGATAAcagaaaaaccaaaatattaactaaaaaatgaaaaatatcactccttcttcttcaccattcTCCTCTgtaaatctctctctctttctcaattcttcttcaaatcattctaaatttgaaaccCATTTGAGTAATaatctcaattttttgttttgcagaTCATTCACAACACTGATAGAActgaggaggaggaggaagaagatgagttCAACAGAGCAACTCCAACTAGTGGTACGGACGCCGGACCAAAGCACCACCCAACACCGCTTCACCTTTACGGCGGTGATGGGGTTCTTCCTAAACGCTCCATCAAGAAACACCCGGACTCAGCGGCTTCCGTCAGCACCGGATCGGTATCCTGCAGTAAGTGCCGACCACATGCTCGAGAAAAGTTCTCTGTAGTTCCGTTGGACAACAATGGCGTCGCTAAACAGTTTTTCTCAATGGCGAGCCCTAATGGAATGCTGAAGTCAATAGTCTCTTCGTTGACAAGAAAAAGCCCTAAACCGATTAATGAAGGAACGGATTTGGCGGCGAGAGAAGAACATTGGAAGATCGCTTTGGGAGAAATTTCGCATAAGTTAATCCAAGCGACGAGGAAAAGAGATGAAGCGATTCTTGAAGCTTCGAGGTTGAAATACTCCATGTCGGAATTGGAGAAGAAACTTAATAAGCTTGAAATCTATTGCCATACTTTGAAATCTGAACTCGATGAATGTGCTTCGAATCCGAGAAAAACTAAACCAGAAGTTCAAAAAAACAGCGATTCGATTTCAGATAAGATTATAGAGAATTTCCTATCGTCAGTTTCTGAATCGCGTTCGTCGGTGAGGCAATTAAGCCGATCATTAGCAATGCAACTCCGTCAAATCGGAGGGAAAATCTACGAGAGGATTCAATTCCTTCTACAATCTCAGGACATCAAAATCCCTCTCTCGAAAAACCTTAAAACTTCACTTATCTTCCATCTCGAAGCTATTCTAAACAGAGCATTCTTCGAGGATTTCGAAACGATAGGGTTTCAGAAGAACTCACCGAATCAGATTTTAAACCCTTCGGATCGGACTGAAGCGAACATCGCGTCGTTTAATCGGCTCCACCGGCTGAGTTGGGAGGAGGTTCTGAGCAAAGGAACGAGGCATTTCAGTGAAGACTTCAGCAGATTTTGTGATCGGAAGATGAGCGACATTGTTGCAATGCTGGAGTGGAACAGAGCTTGGCCGGAGCCACTACTTCAGGCGTTCTTTGCAGCGGCGAAGAGTGTTTGGCTTGTTCATCTTCTTGCTACCGCCGTTCACCCGAGCTTGCCGATATTTAGAGTGGATTCCGGCGTGAGATTCGACGGGGTTTATATGGAGGATATCGCGGGTGAGAAAGCAAGAGAACTTGCTCCGGCGACGGTGAGAATAATGTTGTCGCCGGGATTTTATGTGTTTGATAATTTGATTAAGTGTAAGGTTGTGTGTAGGTATCATATTAATCTTAatcattaattttctattcCAATTTacccaaattttatttttcttccattctcctcattttctctcattaatttcaataacaaaaccaagttttaaaaaactttgattaagaaaaacaaaacttacaATTCACTCattgttataattaaagtTAGGGATGATTTATCCATAAGATTAAGCTAAACTGTTAATGACCCATagtcaaataatttataactATGTTCATTTGAttccatttaaaataaacttataattataagGTAACTTTTACTAAAGGAAGAATAATAGAAGAtgaatcaattaatattaatcTTGAAAGAAATTCACTAACTATCCATTCAATGTTAATTCTAGTTaagttaattaagttaatGGAGGGAATCAATTGAACTatggaaaataatataatagtaAGAATAATGGAATCACAACTAGTTGTAAGTAAGTTACaatttacttctttttataacttattataataagactaaaaaagaaaagtaattttgaaaacctGAATTAGGCATTTGGAGATTGTCCTACATGTTGGAGGGACCTTAGGGATGTTGAGTTGGTAAGTGTATGTCAAAGTCTGGAATTTTGGAGTTTGTGTTAATCGAATAATTATGAGATAATGAAGTGTGTTTTCCCTTTCATTGAAAATACCCAAATGCCCCTAAAGGCTATTGCAAATTAGCCCATGTGGGTAAGGATAATATAGACTTTTCTTGGGAAATGAATCCTTTCTTTGTCACATATATTCACTTTTcttatatcttttaatttaatttcaatacctttattattgttattattcttttgtgattgtcttcttattattactaaattaCTTTCTATGTCTTTATCTTCTTTGGATGTGCCCTAAACTTTTTGGTACCATTTGCATTACataattagttaaaaagtTCTTATCATTTCATTCCTTATAGTTTGTTTTGATGAGTTTTGAGATTGATGTTGTTCTCTATTCATTTATTACTTTGATGATCAACAATAATCTATTACTAATCTAATCGACTAGAACTTTGGTAATAATCTTATGAATAACATTATCCTAGctataatgaaaatttgaatcgGAGCCAAATAAACCATATACACTAAATTGATGAGTTAAATGAATGTTACTTATCCTTATATTTTGAGattcattttaatcattttgacttttaaatATCTTAATCTAATCCATAACCCTAATAAATCTTAgcattaatttttattgttaatttgaatgtattttttaaagatgaagtttgacaaaaatatatatatatatataacaattttcatttaagaAAAGGACTTAACCgtgaatatattttcaaaacgtaCAGAGAGAAATATTAAtctatgttttttcaaaataaaaattaaccataAACTAACACTAACATGAAACCGTTTTAAGACTTATTATTGGTATTATAAAGAGAGAGGTTAAAACAACATTAAGATAAAAGATATTTAGTCTCAAAACACCcacaatcaaaatattattttaacatgAAAAACCAAATACCTTAACTTCAAATGATAAGAATTTGCCTCCAAATGTATTAAGACAAAAAGGTTTATAGTGGATGATAATTGAAAGGAGGGAGGGAGGGTTGGTGTGGTTGGAAGggtaattgattttgaaagtgaaATGATGTGTTGTCctacaaatatagaaaagataATATGTAAGAGTGTGGCAGTAAAAAAAGGTGATAGaaacttttcattattttacattaaggtcatatatataatatatgttaagAAATTGGGAGAGAGATATGTGGAGAGGGTAGGGGACCCTATAgcttccttttctttaatggCCTCATCAATTTTGGTCAACTGCCTTTACCTTCCAATTCCTTCATCCCATAATTACATGCACAcatattcaatttcaatttataacttCAAAGTGTATTTGATTATGAgactttgttttgttttttctttgaatttgttgGTCTTGTAATTAATTTAGCACCTTTGTGGCAATAAAATGGGCTATACAAATATGGGCCTCTTCACTAACATGACCTTTGTAGGATAGAACCAAAACTATGTCCATGTTATGATATAATCATGataatattcttattttattcatattatgCATCACTCATTATAATAATGtcttaataattaatttggtaggaaataatgatttgataagaaaaaagaaaagaatgtgTAAATGGAAGCATGTttgagataattttaaaatagtgatAAAATCGTAAGGAGAATCTATGTTGGTCCact of the Cucumis sativus cultivar 9930 chromosome 3, Cucumber_9930_V3, whole genome shotgun sequence genome contains:
- the LOC101204074 gene encoding IRK-interacting protein; this encodes MKNITPSSSPFSSIIHNTDRTEEEEEEDEFNRATPTSGTDAGPKHHPTPLHLYGGDGVLPKRSIKKHPDSAASVSTGSVSCSKCRPHAREKFSVVPLDNNGVAKQFFSMASPNGMLKSIVSSLTRKSPKPINEGTDLAAREEHWKIALGEISHKLIQATRKRDEAILEASRLKYSMSELEKKLNKLEIYCHTLKSELDECASNPRKTKPEVQKNSDSISDKIIENFLSSVSESRSSVRQLSRSLAMQLRQIGGKIYERIQFLLQSQDIKIPLSKNLKTSLIFHLEAILNRAFFEDFETIGFQKNSPNQILNPSDRTEANIASFNRLHRLSWEEVLSKGTRHFSEDFSRFCDRKMSDIVAMLEWNRAWPEPLLQAFFAAAKSVWLVHLLATAVHPSLPIFRVDSGVRFDGVYMEDIAGEKARELAPATVRIMLSPGFYVFDNLIKCKVVCRYHINLNH